One genomic window of Paenisporosarcina antarctica includes the following:
- a CDS encoding Dph6-related ATP pyrophosphatase gives MENKPFVASWSGGKDSAMAFYRAVQSGMKPKRLLTMFQEDEEVSKSHALPFSVVLAQAERIGIPLMIRGAGWSDYEMKFIDAMDECRADEITHGVFGDIDLQGHLEWVQKTCKKSNIVPIHPLWQEPRRAILEELLEVGFEAVIVVINTGMMSREYIGRTFTRELMDELEELGIDSCGENGEFHTVVVDGPIFSSRVPVAFGEVRENEGYVFLDVSLKE, from the coding sequence ATGGAAAATAAACCTTTTGTTGCTTCATGGAGTGGTGGAAAAGATTCAGCAATGGCATTTTATCGCGCGGTGCAATCAGGTATGAAGCCAAAACGATTGCTCACAATGTTTCAAGAAGATGAAGAAGTGTCTAAGTCACACGCCTTGCCATTTTCAGTAGTACTCGCACAAGCAGAGCGTATAGGTATTCCTTTAATGATCCGCGGAGCGGGTTGGAGCGACTACGAAATGAAGTTTATTGATGCCATGGATGAATGTCGAGCAGATGAAATTACACATGGAGTATTTGGTGACATTGATTTACAAGGACATCTTGAATGGGTGCAAAAAACTTGTAAAAAATCGAATATTGTACCGATCCATCCACTTTGGCAAGAGCCTCGTCGTGCGATATTAGAAGAGCTATTAGAAGTCGGTTTTGAAGCGGTGATTGTCGTAATCAATACAGGAATGATGTCTCGTGAATACATTGGACGAACTTTCACCCGCGAATTGATGGATGAATTAGAAGAACTCGGAATCGATTCTTGTGGAGAAAATGGTGAATTTCATACAGTAGTGGTTGATGGCCCAATCTTCTCATCTCGCGTCCCTGTGGCATTTGGAGAAGTGCGTGAGAATGAGGGATATGTGTTCTTAGACGTATCATTGAAAGAATAA
- a CDS encoding HAD family hydrolase, with protein sequence MKAILFDLDGTLLNREATLLVFCKAQHQKFKLPLTQEEFVKRVVELDANGYVPKDIVYRQIAKDIDLSAEMEKLLFEDYINHFHKFCVPFEGLIETLTLLKRQNFLLGLISNGRHAGQQASIEALSIESFFDVVLISESQGLSKPDAAIFERGLERLNVKASEACYVGDHPINDIEAARKVGLMTIWKRNGQYKDILADKEIDTLPEILSILKVRNST encoded by the coding sequence TTGAAAGCAATATTATTTGATTTGGATGGAACATTGCTTAACCGAGAAGCAACTTTACTAGTTTTTTGTAAAGCACAGCACCAAAAGTTTAAGCTTCCGTTGACACAAGAGGAATTTGTAAAACGAGTTGTTGAATTAGATGCCAATGGCTATGTCCCTAAAGACATCGTTTATAGACAAATTGCAAAAGACATCGATTTATCTGCAGAAATGGAAAAATTATTATTTGAAGACTATATCAATCATTTTCACAAATTTTGCGTTCCTTTTGAAGGATTAATTGAAACACTTACTCTTTTAAAGCGTCAAAATTTTCTGCTCGGGCTTATTTCAAATGGTCGCCACGCCGGTCAACAAGCGAGTATTGAGGCTCTTTCAATCGAATCATTCTTCGATGTTGTATTGATTTCAGAATCGCAAGGACTGTCAAAACCAGATGCCGCTATTTTTGAACGTGGGTTGGAGCGTTTGAATGTGAAGGCTAGTGAAGCTTGTTACGTGGGAGATCACCCAATAAACGATATAGAAGCTGCCAGAAAAGTAGGTTTAATGACAATTTGGAAAAGGAATGGGCAATATAAAGATATACTTGCAGACAAAGAAATTGATACGCTGCCAGAAATATTGTCAATATTGAAAGTGCGTAATTCAACTTGA
- a CDS encoding HD-GYP domain-containing protein, which translates to MKLTMDQIKYIKENQALDRIDIGHAVSTYIGETETIAYSLFSLLAQRSFWVRYSGEEGNHITELYTIVQGEIEVQYEGNTFFLREGDTLDASIYPKLLSFYSKHAVEIFVEMSVDVFETNFNYTEIVQRDAAAIERVDGYTYHHCSRIKDYSIELWKKLEQPIESVTKLRWGAYFHDIGKLAVPIEILNKKGKLTFEEWEIMKTHSTIGAQMMRGHEVEWLRDSAFIVEEHHERFDGKGYPNGLKEEEISLEAAIVSVVDSFDAMTTNRIYREAFSIEEAIQEIVRGRGTQFNPVVVDAFLNLLHDQQYKWR; encoded by the coding sequence ATGAAGCTAACAATGGATCAAATCAAATATATTAAAGAAAATCAAGCGCTTGACCGTATAGATATTGGTCATGCTGTATCGACTTATATTGGGGAAACTGAAACCATTGCGTATAGTCTTTTCTCGTTATTGGCGCAACGTTCATTCTGGGTGAGATATTCAGGAGAAGAAGGTAACCATATAACAGAATTGTATACGATAGTTCAAGGTGAAATAGAAGTGCAATACGAAGGGAATACATTCTTTCTTCGAGAAGGCGATACGTTAGATGCATCTATTTACCCGAAGTTGCTGTCGTTTTATAGCAAACATGCAGTTGAAATTTTTGTGGAAATGTCAGTTGATGTATTTGAAACAAATTTTAATTATACCGAAATTGTTCAACGAGACGCAGCTGCCATTGAACGGGTTGATGGCTACACATATCATCATTGCTCACGAATAAAAGACTATTCTATTGAACTATGGAAGAAACTTGAACAACCAATTGAAAGCGTAACCAAGCTTCGATGGGGTGCTTATTTCCATGACATTGGAAAATTAGCAGTTCCTATAGAAATTTTAAATAAAAAAGGAAAACTTACTTTTGAAGAGTGGGAAATAATGAAAACCCATTCCACTATTGGGGCACAAATGATGCGAGGACATGAAGTTGAATGGTTACGTGATTCAGCTTTTATAGTAGAAGAACATCATGAGCGATTTGATGGAAAAGGATATCCTAATGGGTTAAAAGAGGAAGAAATTTCATTAGAGGCTGCGATTGTGTCAGTAGTTGATTCATTCGACGCAATGACAACAAATCGAATTTACCGTGAAGCCTTTTCGATTGAAGAAGCTATCCAAGAAATTGTTAGAGGAAGAGGAACGCAATTCAATCCTGTAGTGGTAGATGCATTCTTGAATCTATTACATGATCAACAATATAAATGGAGATAA
- a CDS encoding GNAT family N-acetyltransferase, protein MIQFVGFDQQYLPAMAILLAKRHQVERSRYSFLPSRFEDSSETEILLRKEGEKPFVNGIVALRNDEVIGYMLYEFKEDAKKGRHIIIDYLGLAIAEDAHPRLVRLLYAEAGAEWIAGGYFQHIVYVPIGYDRHVYEWLEQGFRFEQKYAILDIQNYEPKAKEAEKSALRIRRLADSDTEILKRMSRWNSIHQASAPSWNPITKESLEDVKSGYAALAKDAEAIVMIGEQDSIPVGFHVYYEADSSVNMYTPERTVELPAASTNPQYRGRGVGKALADASHAQLQELGYDYSLADWHTPNHLASYFWPKLGYQTFMIRMVRTVDNRIAWAHGN, encoded by the coding sequence ATGATTCAATTTGTTGGGTTTGACCAGCAATACTTACCGGCTATGGCAATTCTTTTAGCGAAAAGACATCAAGTGGAACGTAGTCGCTATTCATTCTTACCATCTCGTTTTGAAGACTCATCAGAAACAGAAATCCTTCTAAGAAAAGAAGGTGAAAAACCTTTCGTTAATGGTATAGTGGCACTTCGTAATGACGAAGTAATTGGATATATGTTGTATGAGTTTAAAGAAGATGCAAAAAAAGGTCGACATATTATCATCGATTATTTAGGTTTAGCGATTGCAGAAGATGCACATCCGAGGCTAGTACGTCTATTGTATGCTGAAGCTGGTGCTGAATGGATAGCTGGTGGTTATTTCCAACATATTGTATACGTCCCAATTGGTTATGATCGACATGTATATGAATGGTTAGAACAAGGATTTCGGTTCGAACAAAAATATGCAATTCTCGATATTCAAAACTATGAACCAAAAGCAAAAGAGGCAGAAAAAAGTGCTTTACGTATTCGTAGGTTAGCAGATAGCGATACCGAGATTCTTAAGCGTATGTCGCGCTGGAATAGTATTCATCAAGCCTCTGCCCCTTCTTGGAATCCAATTACTAAAGAATCATTAGAAGATGTGAAAAGTGGATATGCAGCACTAGCTAAAGATGCCGAGGCTATTGTGATGATCGGTGAACAAGACAGTATTCCAGTAGGCTTCCATGTCTATTATGAAGCTGATTCTTCAGTCAATATGTATACACCTGAAAGGACTGTGGAGCTTCCAGCTGCATCTACAAATCCACAATACCGAGGTCGTGGAGTAGGGAAAGCACTTGCTGATGCGAGTCACGCCCAGTTACAAGAGTTGGGATACGACTATTCTCTAGCAGACTGGCATACGCCTAACCATTTAGCATCGTACTTTTGGCCAAAGCTTGGCTACCAAACGTTTATGATACGTATGGTACGTACAGTGGATAATCGAATTGCTTGGGCACATGGCAACTAA
- a CDS encoding P-loop NTPase family protein: MATKIRIVGSVGSGKTTLARKLALQKGISMYSLDDVVWSRSTIGDCRNSEELRDAKLQAILSEPSWIIEGAHLGWSLKTFEEADQIFFLHPSLPVRIYRISRRFLQQKRGIEHASYTPTWKMYSRMFKWTYQYETIYKKQVRAILKNSKNAIEIRDGSELGV, encoded by the coding sequence ATGGCAACTAAAATACGTATTGTAGGGTCAGTGGGAAGTGGAAAAACCACACTTGCACGGAAACTTGCTCTACAAAAAGGAATCTCCATGTATTCATTAGATGATGTGGTATGGTCGAGAAGTACAATAGGTGATTGTCGAAATTCAGAGGAACTACGAGATGCAAAATTACAAGCGATATTAAGTGAACCATCGTGGATTATCGAAGGTGCCCATTTGGGCTGGTCGTTAAAGACATTTGAAGAAGCAGATCAAATTTTCTTTTTGCATCCAAGTTTACCTGTACGTATTTACAGGATTTCACGAAGGTTTTTACAACAAAAAAGAGGCATTGAACATGCGAGTTATACACCTACATGGAAAATGTATAGTCGAATGTTTAAGTGGACCTATCAATACGAAACCATATATAAAAAACAAGTACGTGCTATATTAAAGAATTCAAAAAACGCTATTGAAATACGAGATGGCTCAGAGTTAGGAGTTTGA